One stretch of Caldalkalibacillus thermarum DNA includes these proteins:
- a CDS encoding HU family DNA-binding protein — protein sequence MNKHQLVANIAEKSGLTKKDVELVINNLLDEITNALASGEKVQFVGFGTFETRKRSSRTGRNPQTGETINIPETIVPAFKAGNKLKEAVK from the coding sequence ATGAACAAACATCAATTGGTTGCTAACATAGCTGAAAAAAGTGGATTAACAAAAAAAGATGTTGAGCTGGTGATCAATAATCTTTTAGACGAGATTACAAATGCTTTGGCTTCCGGTGAAAAAGTTCAGTTTGTCGGTTTTGGCACCTTTGAAACCCGCAAGCGTTCCAGCCGCACCGGACGCAATCCGCAAACCGGCGAAACCATCAACATCCCAGAAACCATTGTCCCTGCTTTTAAAGCCGGTAACAAACTGAAAGAAGCAGTCAAGTAA